In a genomic window of Methylobacter sp. YRD-M1:
- a CDS encoding type VI secretion system accessory protein TagJ: protein MKLAEQHLQEGRLQEALAELQNQVRRDPANPKLRTFLFQLLAVIGEWDRALTQLNVAGELDAANLPMVQTYREAIRCEVLRKEIFSGHKTPVVFGDPAQWVALLQEALKLAAEHKFAEAKNLRDQAFALAPATPGFINGNAFNWIADADTRLGPMLEAIVNGHYYWVPFHQIREIHIEEPADLRDFVWMPVHFIWANGGEAFGLIPTRYPDSESADDSAIRLSRKTEWQEQAEESFIGLGQRLLSTDQDDYAVMDIREIKLNVD, encoded by the coding sequence ATGAAGCTTGCAGAGCAGCATTTACAGGAAGGCCGGCTTCAGGAAGCGCTGGCTGAATTACAAAATCAGGTTCGTAGAGACCCTGCCAATCCTAAACTCAGAACATTTCTATTTCAGCTACTGGCTGTTATCGGCGAATGGGATCGCGCGCTGACGCAATTGAACGTGGCGGGCGAGCTTGATGCGGCGAATCTGCCTATGGTACAGACCTACAGAGAAGCTATTCGATGCGAGGTTCTGCGCAAGGAAATTTTCTCGGGCCATAAAACACCCGTGGTCTTCGGTGATCCGGCTCAGTGGGTCGCACTGCTCCAGGAAGCGCTTAAACTGGCTGCCGAGCATAAGTTTGCCGAAGCAAAAAATCTGCGCGATCAGGCTTTTGCTCTGGCTCCGGCAACGCCGGGCTTCATCAACGGCAATGCCTTTAACTGGATTGCAGACGCCGATACCCGCCTGGGTCCCATGCTGGAAGCGATAGTCAACGGTCATTATTATTGGGTACCGTTTCATCAAATTCGCGAGATTCATATTGAGGAACCGGCCGATCTGCGGGATTTTGTCTGGATGCCGGTCCATTTTATCTGGGCCAATGGCGGCGAAGCCTTCGGCCTGATTCCAACCCGTTATCCCGATTCGGAAAGCGCCGATGATTCGGCAATACGCCTGTCACGCAAAACAGAATGGCAGGAGCAGGCTGAAGAATCATTCATCGGCTTGGGGCAACGCTTATTGAGCACTGACCAGGACGACTATGCGGTAATGGATATTCGCGAAATCAAGCTCAATGTCGATTGA
- a CDS encoding Hcp family type VI secretion system effector, with translation MAVDMFIKIGDLKGESRDKTHKDEIDVLAWSWGMSQSGTTHTGGGGGAGKVSVQDISFTKWVDKASAPLMMACCTGKHFDDATLVVRKAGDTPLEYIVIKLTEVIVTSVSTGGSGGEDRLTENVTLNFAKFEYAYQPQNEKGAKDGGVIEAKFNIAENVKE, from the coding sequence ATGGCTGTTGATATGTTTATTAAAATCGGCGATTTAAAGGGAGAATCGCGCGACAAAACGCACAAGGACGAAATTGACGTTTTGGCATGGAGCTGGGGGATGTCGCAATCAGGCACCACGCATACCGGTGGCGGCGGCGGCGCTGGCAAAGTCAGCGTGCAGGATATCTCATTTACCAAATGGGTCGATAAAGCTTCTGCGCCTTTGATGATGGCTTGCTGCACCGGCAAGCATTTTGATGATGCTACATTGGTGGTGCGCAAAGCCGGAGATACCCCTCTGGAGTATATCGTCATTAAGCTGACAGAAGTTATCGTGACCTCTGTCAGCACAGGCGGCAGCGGCGGTGAAGACAGACTGACCGAAAACGTTACTCTGAACTTCGCCAAGTTTGAATACGCCTATCAGCCTCAAAATGAAAAAGGCGCGAAAGACGGCGGCGTGATTGAGGCGAAATTTAATATCGCTGAAAACGTTAAAGAGTAA
- the tssE gene encoding type VI secretion system baseplate subunit TssE, which produces MAELTQKERLQPSLLDRLTDDAPDKIQESRDQRILSISRLRQSVLRDMGWLLNTSSLSSVENFDSYPLVAGSVINYGIPDLAGKTLSGTDVQDIERRVRQAIWDFEPRILRESVKVTVIASGSQMNQNAMTFDIEGDLWAQPLPLRLYLRTELDLETGNMEIMDRGG; this is translated from the coding sequence ATGGCCGAACTCACCCAGAAAGAACGTTTACAGCCTTCGCTGCTGGATCGGTTAACCGATGACGCTCCCGATAAGATACAGGAATCCCGCGACCAGCGCATCTTATCGATCAGCCGGTTGCGGCAGAGCGTGTTGAGAGACATGGGCTGGCTGCTGAATACAAGCAGTCTGAGCAGTGTCGAGAATTTCGACAGCTATCCCTTGGTCGCAGGCTCGGTCATCAATTACGGCATTCCCGATCTGGCCGGCAAGACATTATCCGGCACCGATGTGCAGGACATAGAACGCCGCGTCCGGCAGGCCATCTGGGATTTTGAACCACGCATTCTGCGCGAGTCGGTCAAGGTCACCGTGATCGCTTCAGGCAGTCAGATGAACCAGAATGCCATGACCTTCGATATAGAAGGCGATCTTTGGGCGCAACCGTTACCATTGCGCCTCTACCTTAGAACAGAACTCGACCTTGAGACCGGCAACATGGAAATCATGGATAGAGGAGGCTAG
- the tssM gene encoding type VI secretion system membrane subunit TssM, whose product MKKIIDFFKRKWVIQLIGIIALSLVLWFFGPLIAIGGNVPLETEVSRLIAILIIVVLWGANNLYTQVKASRANAQMVNELVDSKIAAPLQVNHESDEEIGMLGQNFDAALQTLKQMKGKSSHGKQHLYELPWYIIIGPPGSGKTTALINSGLEFPLSDRFGKNAIQGVGGTRNCDWWFTDQAVLLDTAGRYTTQDSHEAVDKAAWFGFLDLLKKHRPRRPVNGVLVAMSLSDLLRQTEEERTLHALAIRQRIQELNEQLGIRIPVYMLFTKTDLIAGFTDFFADFGQDERAQIWGVTFPEENEEHPADVVARVGQDFEDLLARLNSRMQKRLQEERDLQRRNLIFGFPQRMSLLKEPMFSFLQQCFGINRYQAPSLLRGVYFTSGTQEGTPIDRLMGILASTFKLDRFSAPVFSGKGKSYFLTRLLKEVIFGEAEIAGLNQRVEQRRSLMQKLSYGTAIALTIGMAALWSTSFTRNKLAIADVQAKSDLYEKTLADTPEWKSDFAALLKQMDALYAVRTVYSDDAPWSMQLGLYQGDKVRPLVDSAYGKQLSNRFLPLIKARLEQRLVSEEAKNPEILYELLRVYLMLGNPDKMDTRIFRPWIALDWENNYPQAVQQGLLVHLDNLLELPMEAQPLDEQLVAGTRQILTQIPVAQQVYMRIKREALQRHDYDFKLIDALGLSGNRVFSTARGTLEEQLVPGFFTYDGFYQIFLKESKDLAKQAVEQQWVLGEDNMAGVQDSADLEAKLRNYYFIDFIKRWDDLLNNLSIRATANIQQSIEVLEIVSGNDSPLRKLLQALDQQTSLTRVPAGAGALDKVKQGAEAAAGGDARMQKLLNAAKVAGVTGESAAGSGQEVERHFERLTAQIRNIGGAVAIDQVIADLGQLYGYMADLGSTSDTSAAVNLALQRSSGGGNDIIAQINLHSARLPDPLKDWVRTLASGNWGIILGGAKAQLNRSLQSEVATVCKSALEGRYPLSKASRTDITLQDFGKFFAPNGVLDQFFNTHLKPFVDTSGMQWKLIAQDNQSIGLSLGVLSQFQNAAKIRDVFFQSGGQLPAISFELKPLQLDSNASRFWIDMGGQQTDYRHGPARATQFQWPGTGGGLVRYGFEKPDGKLVSRSEEGVWALFRVLDKADIQRSTQDSYIVTFAIEGLTAKYELRANSVFNPFAFDALKSFRCIAGI is encoded by the coding sequence CTGATTGCGATTGGCGGCAATGTACCGCTCGAAACCGAGGTTTCGCGCTTGATCGCCATACTGATTATCGTCGTGCTGTGGGGCGCCAATAACCTGTACACTCAGGTCAAAGCTAGCCGCGCCAATGCGCAGATGGTCAACGAACTGGTGGACAGCAAGATAGCCGCTCCGTTACAGGTCAATCATGAGTCGGACGAAGAGATCGGCATGCTCGGGCAAAACTTCGATGCGGCCTTGCAAACATTGAAACAGATGAAAGGCAAGTCATCGCACGGTAAGCAACATCTGTACGAACTGCCCTGGTACATTATCATAGGACCGCCGGGTTCCGGCAAAACGACGGCCTTGATTAACTCCGGCCTGGAATTTCCGCTATCTGACCGTTTCGGTAAAAACGCCATCCAAGGCGTCGGCGGCACGCGCAATTGCGACTGGTGGTTTACCGATCAGGCGGTGTTGCTCGATACGGCGGGCCGATATACGACCCAGGACAGCCACGAAGCCGTCGATAAGGCGGCCTGGTTCGGGTTTCTGGACCTGTTGAAAAAACACCGGCCTCGCAGGCCCGTCAACGGCGTTCTGGTTGCCATGAGCCTGTCCGATCTGCTTCGGCAGACGGAAGAAGAGCGCACGCTGCACGCGCTCGCCATACGGCAACGGATTCAGGAATTGAATGAGCAACTCGGCATCCGCATCCCGGTTTATATGTTGTTCACCAAAACGGATCTGATTGCGGGTTTTACGGACTTTTTCGCCGATTTTGGCCAGGATGAGCGCGCCCAGATATGGGGCGTAACGTTTCCCGAAGAAAATGAAGAACATCCGGCCGACGTCGTCGCACGAGTCGGGCAGGACTTCGAGGATTTGCTGGCGCGCCTGAATAGCCGCATGCAAAAGCGTCTGCAGGAGGAGAGAGATCTTCAGCGCCGCAATCTGATTTTCGGCTTTCCGCAACGCATGTCGTTACTGAAAGAGCCCATGTTCAGTTTCCTGCAGCAGTGCTTCGGCATCAACCGCTACCAGGCGCCCTCGCTCCTGCGCGGCGTTTATTTCACCAGCGGCACGCAGGAAGGCACGCCGATCGACCGGTTAATGGGCATACTGGCCAGTACTTTCAAGCTCGACCGATTCTCGGCGCCGGTGTTCAGCGGCAAGGGCAAAAGCTATTTTCTGACGCGCCTTCTTAAAGAAGTCATCTTCGGCGAGGCTGAAATCGCCGGTTTGAATCAGCGCGTGGAGCAACGCCGTTCGCTGATGCAAAAATTGTCTTACGGGACGGCCATTGCGCTGACTATCGGCATGGCGGCCTTATGGTCGACCAGTTTCACACGCAATAAGCTGGCGATTGCCGACGTGCAGGCGAAAAGCGATCTCTACGAAAAAACGCTTGCCGACACGCCTGAATGGAAAAGCGATTTCGCAGCCTTACTGAAACAAATGGATGCGCTTTATGCCGTGCGCACCGTTTATTCCGATGACGCACCGTGGTCCATGCAGCTCGGGCTTTACCAGGGCGACAAGGTCAGGCCGTTGGTTGACAGCGCTTATGGCAAACAATTGTCGAACCGTTTTCTGCCGCTCATCAAGGCCAGGCTGGAACAGCGCCTTGTCAGCGAGGAAGCCAAAAACCCGGAGATTTTGTATGAACTGCTGCGCGTTTATTTGATGCTCGGCAATCCGGATAAAATGGACACCAGAATTTTCCGGCCCTGGATCGCATTAGACTGGGAAAACAATTACCCTCAGGCTGTGCAGCAAGGCTTGCTGGTGCATCTGGACAATCTGTTGGAATTGCCGATGGAGGCCCAGCCTCTGGATGAGCAGTTGGTTGCAGGCACCCGGCAGATATTGACGCAAATACCGGTCGCGCAGCAGGTTTACATGCGCATCAAGCGTGAGGCATTGCAGCGGCATGATTATGATTTCAAGCTGATCGATGCCCTGGGTTTAAGCGGAAACCGTGTTTTTTCGACCGCCAGAGGCACACTGGAAGAGCAGCTGGTTCCCGGCTTTTTTACCTACGACGGTTTCTATCAAATTTTTCTGAAAGAAAGCAAGGATCTGGCCAAGCAGGCGGTTGAGCAGCAGTGGGTGCTCGGCGAGGACAATATGGCCGGGGTACAGGATTCTGCGGATCTGGAAGCCAAGCTGCGCAATTATTATTTCATCGATTTCATCAAACGCTGGGACGATCTGCTGAATAATTTGAGCATCAGGGCAACGGCCAATATACAGCAATCCATAGAAGTGCTGGAGATAGTCTCCGGCAACGACTCGCCTTTGCGTAAACTGCTGCAGGCGCTGGATCAACAGACGTCGCTGACGCGCGTCCCGGCCGGTGCCGGCGCTCTGGATAAGGTAAAACAGGGCGCCGAAGCCGCCGCAGGCGGCGATGCGCGCATGCAAAAGCTGCTGAATGCCGCCAAAGTGGCCGGCGTGACCGGCGAATCCGCGGCCGGTTCGGGTCAGGAAGTCGAGCGCCATTTTGAAAGACTGACCGCCCAGATCAGGAATATCGGCGGCGCCGTGGCTATCGATCAGGTGATTGCCGACCTGGGGCAGCTTTACGGCTACATGGCCGATCTGGGCAGCACGTCCGATACTTCTGCTGCTGTCAATCTGGCCTTGCAGCGCAGTTCGGGAGGCGGCAACGACATCATCGCGCAGATTAATCTGCATTCGGCCCGGCTGCCGGATCCTTTGAAAGACTGGGTCAGGACCTTGGCCTCGGGAAACTGGGGCATTATTCTGGGCGGTGCCAAGGCCCAGCTGAACCGCAGCCTGCAAAGCGAAGTGGCCACAGTCTGCAAAAGCGCGCTGGAAGGGCGCTATCCGCTGTCAAAAGCCAGCCGCACCGATATTACGCTGCAGGATTTCGGCAAGTTCTTTGCGCCAAACGGCGTTCTCGATCAGTTTTTCAATACCCATCTGAAACCGTTCGTCGATACCAGCGGCATGCAATGGAAGCTGATTGCCCAGGACAACCAGTCGATCGGCTTATCGCTGGGCGTCCTGAGCCAGTTCCAGAATGCGGCAAAAATACGCGACGTATTTTTCCAGAGCGGCGGACAATTGCCGGCTATCTCGTTTGAACTCAAGCCGTTGCAGCTCGATTCGAATGCATCGCGCTTCTGGATCGATATGGGCGGCCAGCAGACCGATTATCGCCACGGTCCGGCGCGGGCGACGCAGTTCCAATGGCCGGGTACGGGCGGAGGACTGGTCCGGTACGGCTTCGAAAAGCCGGACGGCAAGCTGGTCAGCCGCTCGGAAGAGGGGGTATGGGCGTTGTTCAGGGTGCTTGACAAGGCCGATATACAGAGATCGACGCAGGACAGTTATATCGTGACCTTCGCTATTGAGGGACTGACGGCGAAATACGAGTTGAGAGCCAACAGCGTATTCAATCCGTTTGCCTTCGATGCCTTAAAAAGCTTTCGCTGCATCGCCGGAATATGA
- the tssA gene encoding type VI secretion system protein TssA: MAIDIESYLEAIDSENVCGEDLQYDAEFIALEQAIKGKPEQQVGDTIQEAEPPNWREVKKGAEQLLSRTRDLRVLISFLRALIATEGFTGFNDGMALIKALVEQRWDSIYPQLDPDDDNDPTERINILMSLCDHETILRPLQQTPLLESRALGRFSLRDVFVATGKITVSGNESGIASSTIDAAVQDSDLESLKQIFNAVSSGLDNLNALERFVTEQVGINDAPNFGELRNLLKESKALLTDWLEIKGGGELVAADDEIESEIVTDSVKAAAAAEKKSAPGTINNTQDVLKALNLVCEYYKKNEPSSPVPIFIERGMRLVGKSFMDALKDIAPDGLDQAKVIIGTRDEDE, from the coding sequence TTGGCTATCGATATTGAAAGCTATTTAGAAGCTATAGATTCGGAAAATGTCTGTGGAGAGGATCTGCAATACGATGCCGAATTCATCGCTCTGGAACAGGCGATAAAAGGCAAGCCCGAACAACAGGTCGGCGATACCATTCAAGAAGCGGAGCCGCCCAACTGGCGAGAGGTAAAAAAGGGCGCGGAGCAGCTATTATCCCGTACCCGAGACCTGCGGGTATTGATCAGCTTTCTCCGGGCTTTGATTGCAACGGAGGGATTTACAGGCTTCAATGACGGCATGGCTTTGATCAAGGCATTGGTGGAGCAGCGCTGGGACAGTATTTATCCTCAGCTTGATCCGGATGATGACAACGATCCTACCGAACGGATCAATATTCTGATGTCCTTGTGCGACCACGAAACTATTCTGCGCCCGCTTCAACAAACGCCCCTGCTCGAATCGAGAGCTCTCGGCCGGTTCAGCCTGCGCGATGTATTTGTCGCTACGGGAAAAATTACCGTTTCCGGCAATGAAAGCGGCATAGCGTCATCGACAATTGACGCCGCCGTTCAGGACAGCGATCTGGAAAGCCTCAAGCAGATATTTAATGCGGTCAGCTCCGGCCTCGACAACCTGAATGCATTGGAGCGCTTTGTTACTGAGCAAGTCGGAATCAATGACGCGCCCAATTTTGGCGAGTTAAGAAATCTGTTAAAGGAAAGCAAGGCACTTCTGACTGACTGGCTTGAAATAAAAGGGGGCGGAGAGCTCGTTGCTGCTGATGATGAGATTGAAAGCGAGATTGTCACTGACAGCGTTAAAGCCGCGGCCGCCGCAGAAAAAAAATCGGCGCCGGGCACCATCAACAATACTCAGGATGTGCTTAAGGCACTGAATTTGGTCTGCGAATACTACAAAAAGAATGAACCGTCGAGCCCGGTACCTATTTTTATTGAGCGCGGCATGAGATTGGTCGGAAAAAGCTTTATGGACGCGCTTAAGGATATTGCGCCTGATGGTTTGGATCAGGCCAAGGTCATCATTGGAACCCGTGATGAAGATGAGTAA
- the tagF gene encoding type VI secretion system-associated protein TagF translates to MENLSVPGFYGKLPVLGDFVSRRLTREFINPWDKWLQSAMAASQQQLAEHWLKAYLSSPVWRFALSPGLCGNAGWLGVLMPSVDRVGRYFPLTLALPVSTDINLADAFIANNAWFTEVESIALTALEDNLDLNGFDNLLTGLPAIVRPEARFADRTLRRDAGSAKNAICIGIDHEGPAEEALADLQTNLFDVFTSGYSLWATLGSGHIKPFLLGCDGLPPVNAFVSLLSGDMSDRGWRLDKTTLSNAAEGIDPDKTQPRRCINSQTDSSGSEAGQDGQDSRWRSFARTDVGMRRKCNEDAILDRPRAGIWAVADGMGGHQAGDVASQMIVDALRKLAFSGGLESAIKKTGACLKQVNDELRDLAESKFGNQIVGSTVVVLIAGDKQFAYLWAGDSRLYRLRNKQLAQLTVDHCEEEEYPKNSLMPADRPLKQTNVITRAIGADDDLQLDSETVDVQSGDVYLLCSDGLDKEVSFQEIEAILNANKHEASVQALIDLTLQRGARDNVSVVIVEIL, encoded by the coding sequence ATGGAAAACCTGTCCGTACCGGGGTTTTATGGAAAATTGCCGGTTCTTGGCGATTTTGTTTCGCGCCGGCTTACGCGCGAGTTTATCAATCCTTGGGATAAATGGCTGCAGAGTGCTATGGCGGCAAGCCAGCAGCAGCTTGCCGAGCACTGGCTGAAGGCTTACTTATCAAGCCCGGTCTGGCGTTTTGCATTGAGTCCGGGACTGTGCGGCAATGCCGGCTGGCTTGGTGTGCTGATGCCCAGCGTTGACCGGGTCGGACGTTATTTTCCGTTGACCTTGGCGTTGCCCGTATCAACGGACATCAATCTGGCCGATGCATTTATCGCCAATAACGCCTGGTTCACGGAAGTCGAATCGATTGCGCTGACGGCGCTGGAGGACAATCTTGATCTGAACGGTTTCGATAATTTGCTGACTGGCCTTCCTGCCATAGTAAGGCCTGAAGCCCGATTCGCTGATCGAACCCTGCGCCGGGATGCCGGTTCAGCTAAAAATGCCATCTGTATAGGCATCGATCATGAAGGGCCTGCCGAGGAAGCGTTAGCGGATTTACAAACTAATTTGTTCGATGTATTTACATCCGGTTACAGCTTGTGGGCAACGCTCGGCTCCGGCCACATCAAACCTTTCTTACTAGGCTGCGATGGCTTGCCGCCGGTGAATGCGTTTGTCAGTCTGCTCTCCGGCGATATGTCGGACCGAGGCTGGCGGCTTGATAAAACCACTTTGTCAAACGCTGCTGAAGGCATTGATCCGGATAAGACGCAGCCGCGCAGATGCATTAATAGCCAGACGGACAGCAGCGGATCCGAAGCCGGGCAGGATGGACAGGATTCAAGGTGGCGATCTTTTGCCAGAACCGACGTGGGCATGCGCCGGAAATGCAATGAGGATGCGATATTGGACCGGCCGCGGGCGGGGATATGGGCTGTTGCGGATGGCATGGGCGGACACCAGGCCGGCGATGTGGCGAGTCAGATGATTGTCGATGCCTTGCGCAAGCTGGCGTTCTCAGGCGGCCTGGAGTCAGCCATAAAAAAAACCGGCGCTTGTCTGAAGCAGGTCAATGATGAATTGCGCGACCTGGCGGAAAGCAAGTTCGGCAATCAAATCGTGGGCAGCACGGTTGTGGTGCTGATAGCGGGCGATAAGCAATTTGCTTATCTGTGGGCTGGCGACAGCCGTCTCTATCGGTTGAGGAATAAGCAGTTGGCACAATTGACTGTGGATCATTGCGAAGAAGAGGAATATCCGAAAAATAGCCTGATGCCGGCCGATAGACCTCTGAAACAGACTAATGTCATCACCCGCGCTATTGGCGCTGATGATGATTTGCAGCTGGATTCCGAAACCGTTGATGTGCAGTCGGGCGATGTTTATCTGCTTTGCAGTGATGGGCTGGATAAAGAGGTAAGTTTCCAGGAGATTGAGGCGATTTTGAACGCCAATAAACATGAAGCCAGCGTACAGGCTTTGATTGACCTGACGCTGCAGCGAGGGGCTCGTGACAACGTTTCGGTCGTGATCGTCGAAATCTTATAG
- the tssB gene encoding type VI secretion system contractile sheath small subunit produces the protein MAESSQKFIARNRAPRVQIEYDVELYGAEKKVQLPFVMGVLADLSGNPAEPLAPVAERKLLEIDVDNFDERLKSMKPRVAFTVPNTITGEGNLNVDITFQSMDDFSPAAIARKVEGLNKLLEARTQLANLVTYMDGKGGAEELIAKAINDPALLQSLIAAPKPAADATPETQEGGE, from the coding sequence ATGGCAGAAAGTAGTCAAAAATTTATCGCACGCAATCGTGCGCCGAGAGTTCAGATCGAATACGACGTTGAATTATACGGAGCGGAAAAGAAAGTCCAGTTGCCGTTCGTGATGGGGGTGTTAGCCGACCTGTCAGGAAATCCCGCCGAACCTCTGGCGCCGGTTGCCGAGCGCAAGCTGCTGGAAATCGACGTTGACAACTTCGATGAGCGCCTGAAATCCATGAAGCCGCGAGTGGCTTTTACCGTGCCGAACACCATCACCGGCGAAGGCAATCTGAACGTTGATATCACCTTCCAGAGCATGGATGACTTTTCTCCAGCAGCTATTGCCAGAAAAGTGGAAGGACTCAATAAACTGCTGGAAGCCAGAACGCAATTGGCCAATCTGGTGACCTATATGGACGGCAAGGGCGGTGCGGAAGAGCTGATTGCCAAGGCAATCAACGATCCTGCCTTGCTGCAATCGTTGATCGCGGCACCTAAACCGGCTGCAGATGCGACACCGGAAACCCAGGAAGGAGGAGAATAA
- the tssC gene encoding type VI secretion system contractile sheath large subunit, translating to MVEVANAPEAQAGAQVQEFSEFSSLLNKEFKPKSDRAKAEVENAVQTLAEYVLKDASIVSEDAINSIEAIIAQIDKKLTEQVNLILHHEDFQKLEGSWRGLHYMVNNTETDEQLKIRVMNISKKELGKTLKKFKGTAWDQSPLFKKLYEEEYGQFGGEPFGCLMGDYFFDHSPQDVELLGQIAQISAASHAPFIAGVSPSTLQMDSWAELANPRDLTKIFSTPDYAAWRSLRESDDSKYIGLAMPRFLSRLPYGSKTDPVDEFDFEEDTEAANSSNYTWSNAAYAMATNINRSFKLYGWCSRIRGIESGGAVEGLPVHSFPTDDGGVDMKCPTEIAISDRREAELAKSGFMPLVHKKNSDFAAFIGAQSLNKPAEYDDPDATANANLAARLPYLFATCRFAHYLKCIVRDKIGSFKERSDMERWLNNWILNYVDGDPANSSETTKAKKPLAAAEVVVEEIEGNPGYYSSKFFLRPHYQLEGLTVSLRLVSKLPSAKGG from the coding sequence ATGGTTGAAGTAGCAAATGCGCCAGAAGCCCAAGCAGGAGCGCAGGTACAGGAATTCAGCGAATTTTCATCATTGCTGAACAAAGAGTTCAAGCCCAAGTCGGATCGCGCCAAGGCAGAGGTTGAAAACGCGGTTCAGACATTGGCCGAATATGTTTTGAAGGATGCCTCCATCGTATCGGAAGATGCCATCAATTCAATCGAGGCCATCATCGCACAGATCGACAAAAAACTGACCGAGCAGGTTAACCTGATTCTTCACCATGAAGACTTCCAGAAGCTGGAAGGATCATGGCGGGGCCTGCATTATATGGTCAACAATACGGAAACCGACGAGCAGTTGAAAATCAGGGTCATGAACATTTCCAAAAAAGAATTGGGTAAGACGCTGAAAAAATTCAAAGGCACGGCCTGGGATCAAAGCCCGCTGTTCAAAAAATTGTACGAGGAAGAATACGGCCAGTTCGGCGGCGAACCGTTCGGCTGCCTGATGGGAGATTATTTCTTCGATCATTCACCGCAGGACGTTGAACTGCTGGGCCAGATAGCGCAGATTTCAGCGGCATCGCATGCGCCGTTCATTGCAGGTGTTTCGCCTTCGACATTACAGATGGATTCATGGGCTGAACTGGCGAATCCTCGCGATCTGACGAAAATATTCTCGACGCCGGATTATGCCGCATGGCGCTCATTGCGCGAATCGGATGATTCCAAGTACATCGGTCTGGCTATGCCGCGCTTCCTGTCCCGCCTGCCGTACGGCTCCAAGACCGATCCGGTGGACGAATTCGATTTCGAAGAAGATACCGAAGCAGCCAACAGCAGCAACTACACATGGTCCAATGCCGCCTATGCCATGGCGACCAACATCAACCGGTCGTTCAAACTGTACGGCTGGTGCTCCAGAATTCGCGGCATTGAATCGGGCGGCGCCGTCGAAGGCCTGCCGGTGCATTCGTTCCCGACCGATGACGGCGGCGTGGATATGAAATGCCCGACCGAGATCGCCATCAGCGACCGCCGTGAAGCGGAGCTGGCCAAATCGGGCTTTATGCCGCTGGTGCATAAAAAGAATTCCGACTTTGCGGCATTTATCGGCGCGCAATCACTGAATAAACCGGCCGAATATGATGATCCGGACGCAACGGCAAACGCCAACCTTGCGGCCAGATTGCCTTATTTGTTCGCGACCTGCCGCTTTGCCCATTATCTGAAATGCATCGTGCGCGACAAAATCGGCTCATTCAAGGAGCGCTCGGACATGGAGCGCTGGCTGAATAACTGGATCCTGAATTATGTGGATGGCGACCCGGCAAACTCCAGCGAAACGACCAAAGCGAAAAAGCCGCTGGCTGCCGCCGAAGTTGTTGTTGAGGAGATAGAAGGCAATCCCGGGTATTACTCGTCCAAATTTTTTCTTCGCCCGCACTATCAGCTGGAAGGCTTGACAGTGTCGTTGCGATTGGTTTCCAAACTGCCCTCCGCCAAAGGCGGTTGA